A stretch of the Lactuca sativa cultivar Salinas chromosome 9, Lsat_Salinas_v11, whole genome shotgun sequence genome encodes the following:
- the LOC111903166 gene encoding 40S ribosomal protein S16 has product MAATAPPNSVQCFGRKKTAVAVTHCKAGRGLIKINGVPIELVQPEILRYKAFEPILLLGRHKFAGVDMRIRVKGGGHTSQIYAIRQSISKALVAYYQKFVDEEQKKEIKDILVRYDRTLLVADPRRCEPKKFGGRGARARFQKSYR; this is encoded by the coding sequence ATGGCTGCCACAGCTCCACCGAATTCCGTCCAATGCTTCGGCAGAAAGAAGACAGCGGTAGCCGTCACCCACTGCAAAGCTGGCCGTGGCCTAATCAAGATCAATGGAGTTCCGATCGAACTGGTTCAGCCGGAGATCCTCCGTTACAAGGCGTTCGAACCAATCCTCCTTCTCGGTCGCCACAAATTTGCCGGCGTTGACATGAGGATTCGCGTCAAAGGTGGTGGTCACACCTCTCAGATTTACGCTATTCGTCAGAGCATTTCTAAAGCCCTTGTAGCTTACTACCAGAAATTTGTTGACGAAGAGCAGAAGAAGGAGATTAAGGATATTCTTGTGAGGTACGATAGAACCCTTCTCGTTGCTGATCCAAGAAGATGCGAGCCAAAGAAGTTTGGTGGACGTGGTGCTCGTGCTAGGTTCCAGAAATCATACCGTTAA